One genomic segment of Vulpes vulpes isolate BD-2025 chromosome 2, VulVul3, whole genome shotgun sequence includes these proteins:
- the LOC112920713 gene encoding tropomyosin alpha-4 chain — MSRGRSRGSRESREHLKQAPHPVRAPCEADLSTLRSRLRCLTRSATQVPLLYDFLNNIFFWQLSPEPSRAERPPLPAARCVHLRAMAGLSSLEAVKRKIQALQQQADEAEDRAQGLQRELDGERERREKAEGDVAALNRRIQLVEEELDRAQERLATALQKLEEAEKAADESERGMKVIENRAMKDEERMEIQEMQLKEAKHIAEEADRKYEEVARKLVILEGELERAEERAEVSELKCGDLEEELKNVTNNLRSLEAASEKYSEKEDKYEEEIKLLSDKLKEAETRAEFAERTVAKLEKTIDDLEEKLAQAKEENVGLHQTLDQTLNELNCI; from the coding sequence atgagcagggggaggagcagagggagcagagagagcagagagcatctcaagcaggctccacacccagtgagagccccatgtgaggctgaTCTtagcaccctgagatcaagactcagatgcttaacccgctcagccacccaggtgccccttctttatgattttcttaataatattttcttttggcaGCTTTCGCcggagccgagccgagccgagcgcCCGCCGCTGCCCGCCGCCCGCTGCGTGCACCTCCGTGCCATGGCCGGCCTCAGCTCCCTGGAGGCGGTGAAACGCAAGATCCAGGCCCTGCAGCAGCAGGCGGACGAGGCGGAGGACCGCGCGCAGGGCCTGCAGCGGGAGCTGGACGGCGAGCGCGAGCGGCGCGAGAAAGCCGAAGGGGATGTAGCAGCTCTCAATCGACGCATCCAGCTTGTGGAGGAAGAGCTGGACAGGGCTCAGGAGCGACTGGCCACAGCCctgcagaagctggaagaggcagaaaAGGCTGCAGATGAGAGCGAGAGAGGAATGAAGGTGATAGAAAACCGGGCCATGAAAGATGAGGAGAGGATGGAGATTCAGGAGATGCAGCTCAAAGAGGCCAAGCACATCGCTGAGGAGGCCGACCGCAAGTATGAGGAGGTGGCCCGTAAATTGGTCATCCTGGAAGGCGAGCTGGAGAGGGCGGAGGAGCGTGCTGAGGTGTCTGAACTTAAATGTGGTGACCTAGAAGAAGAACTCAAGAACGTCACTAACAATCTGAGGTCACTCGAGGCTGCCTCTGAAAAGTATTCTGAAAAGGAGGATaaatatgaagaagaaatcaaacttttgTCCGACAAACTGAAAGAGGCTGAGACCCGTGCTGAATTTGCAGAGAGAACGGTTGCAAAACTGGAAAAGACAATTGATGACCTGGAAGAAAAACTTGCCCAGGCCAAGGAAGAGAATGTGGGCTTACATCAGACACTGGATCAGACACTAAACGAACTTAACTGTATATAA